A single region of the Desulfobaculum xiamenense genome encodes:
- a CDS encoding DNA integrity scanning protein DisA nucleotide-binding domain protein, with protein sequence MLNEAYRNLCIYHVHDGLRDGLSHYSQLSRAALVYAEGPQSTVRVHDPQNLLRGHEPILEKVFLADDAWRRCKHPGERIAPFELEPCEALSMAGLITHSSRSRAIHHQSWFTEHHPDLCSTGPTERWLEHAAWMLSQAFASENVLQLDIAGSVLQGWATHAVRNHIVDSRAQRMGMDTQLRIYPTLDAILGISKTLEEGAWPRGRLCFVEPSLMDRVHFLARFTEMERPLLQHHKHVRKLMQSVEDTPHALVSDGRHIVGIGSGMMPGSHLTACFHGNHGFLQLDGETVCSVLDGGFHSTNRKPNLVQLEEMLIETNLGDEERHSLFGIVTDIVRSTQERKHGCTIVLDFKTPIVPIAGQHLETPIDLELEGLLPVAQSLAKVDGALHIGADRRLYGFGCLLDGQRVVGEDRSRGARYNSALRFTTGHDDLVVIVVSSDRPVSIIQGGVEVTAACPLLPLRGSCGTPPRLEDWISE encoded by the coding sequence ATGCTCAACGAAGCCTACAGAAATCTGTGCATCTACCACGTCCACGACGGCCTGCGCGACGGGCTTTCGCATTACTCGCAGCTCTCGCGGGCGGCCCTCGTCTACGCGGAAGGCCCACAGAGTACCGTGCGCGTCCACGATCCGCAGAACCTGCTGCGCGGACACGAACCGATACTCGAAAAGGTCTTTCTCGCCGACGACGCATGGCGGCGCTGCAAACACCCCGGCGAACGCATCGCTCCCTTCGAGCTGGAACCGTGCGAAGCCCTGTCCATGGCGGGGCTGATCACGCACAGTTCGCGCTCCCGCGCCATCCACCACCAATCATGGTTCACGGAGCACCACCCGGACCTGTGTTCCACCGGGCCAACGGAGCGCTGGCTGGAACACGCGGCGTGGATGCTCTCGCAGGCCTTCGCTTCGGAAAACGTCCTCCAACTCGACATCGCCGGATCGGTCCTACAGGGCTGGGCCACGCACGCCGTGCGCAACCACATCGTCGATTCGCGCGCACAGCGCATGGGCATGGACACCCAACTGCGCATCTACCCCACCCTCGACGCCATCCTCGGCATCTCGAAAACGCTGGAGGAAGGCGCATGGCCGCGCGGGCGGCTGTGTTTCGTGGAGCCATCCCTCATGGACCGCGTGCACTTCCTGGCCCGATTCACGGAAATGGAGCGCCCCCTGCTGCAACACCACAAGCATGTGCGCAAGCTCATGCAGTCCGTGGAAGACACGCCGCACGCCCTCGTCTCGGACGGCAGGCACATCGTCGGCATCGGTTCGGGCATGATGCCCGGATCGCACCTGACGGCCTGCTTCCACGGCAACCACGGCTTTCTCCAGCTCGACGGCGAGACGGTGTGCAGCGTGCTCGACGGCGGATTCCATTCCACCAACCGCAAGCCGAACCTCGTCCAGCTTGAGGAAATGCTCATCGAGACAAACCTCGGCGACGAGGAACGCCACAGCCTCTTCGGCATCGTCACGGACATTGTGCGCAGCACCCAGGAGCGCAAGCACGGGTGCACCATCGTCCTCGACTTCAAAACGCCCATCGTGCCCATCGCCGGGCAGCACCTCGAAACGCCCATCGATCTCGAACTCGAAGGGCTGCTGCCGGTGGCCCAGTCTCTGGCCAAGGTGGACGGCGCGCTGCACATCGGCGCGGACCGTCGCCTGTACGGATTCGGATGTCTGCTCGACGGCCAACGCGTGGTCGGAGAGGACCGCTCGCGCGGGGCTCGCTACAACTCCGCGCTGCGCTTCACGACGGGGCACGACGACCTCGTGGTCATCGTGGTGTCATCGGACCGCCCGGTGTCCATCATACAGGGCGGCGTGGAGGTCACGGCGGCCTGCCCGCTCCTCCCGCTTCGAGGGAGTTGCGGCACGCCACCGCGCCTTGAGGATTGGATCAGCGAATAG
- a CDS encoding Hpt domain-containing protein, translating into MMDFQQDQEVMEAFVDETRDRLVELETGILHLEHLDGASVEEVVNEIFRAAHSVKAGAGLLKLHSMERLSHWLENILGRIRTGEIRPDADLVTALLDGIDVLRDLAENVPDCADVDVSEHMISLRDALELARARRRKV; encoded by the coding sequence ATGATGGATTTCCAGCAGGATCAGGAGGTCATGGAGGCCTTCGTGGACGAGACCCGTGATCGGCTCGTGGAGTTGGAGACGGGTATCCTGCATTTGGAGCATCTCGATGGGGCTTCCGTGGAGGAGGTCGTCAACGAGATATTCCGCGCGGCGCACTCCGTGAAGGCCGGTGCCGGGCTACTCAAGCTGCATAGCATGGAGCGCCTGTCGCACTGGCTGGAGAATATCCTTGGGCGCATCCGCACCGGGGAGATTCGGCCGGACGCGGACCTTGTGACGGCGCTACTCGATGGAATCGACGTGCTGCGCGATCTGGCCGAGAACGTTCCCGACTGCGCCGACGTGGACGTGAGCGAACACATGATTTCCCTGCGCGACGCCCTTGAACTGGCGCGGGCGAGACGGCGCAAGGTATAG
- a CDS encoding chemotaxis protein, with protein sequence MARSDILLETGTNELEILELFINETVPGSKDPVPSYFGVNVAKVMQVIESPTLDPPESASNPCYMGTISLRKHIVPVLDLAVWLGIDRNAHEYEVVMVTEFSKAVTGFLVSGVTEIHRVGWQDVAPPHEFVTRMGTSCIIGMVRREDHFIQLLDLEQILSALEPASLKPDEAPRVVASRRYRALVADDSPTIRLMLRKNLEAANFDLHVVSNGQEALDHVRRMGKQAKEQGKGILDVLDIVIADIEMPLMDGFTLTKSIKDDEQLKALPVILYSSLITSELRHKGESVGAVDQIAKPDMDSMAERAIAILEGHKSGDAGA encoded by the coding sequence CCTCGAACTGTTCATCAACGAGACCGTTCCGGGGAGCAAGGACCCCGTTCCGAGTTATTTCGGCGTCAACGTGGCCAAGGTGATGCAGGTCATCGAAAGTCCGACCCTCGACCCGCCGGAGTCGGCATCGAACCCGTGCTACATGGGCACCATCTCGCTACGCAAGCATATCGTGCCTGTGCTCGACCTCGCTGTATGGCTCGGCATCGACCGCAACGCCCACGAGTACGAGGTGGTGATGGTGACGGAGTTCTCCAAGGCCGTGACGGGATTTCTCGTCTCCGGCGTTACGGAGATCCACCGCGTGGGCTGGCAGGATGTCGCCCCGCCCCACGAGTTCGTGACGCGCATGGGCACTTCGTGCATCATCGGCATGGTCCGGCGCGAAGACCATTTCATCCAGCTCCTCGATCTGGAGCAAATCCTTTCCGCGTTGGAACCGGCGAGCCTCAAGCCGGACGAAGCGCCGCGCGTTGTCGCGTCCCGCCGTTACCGTGCCCTCGTCGCTGACGATTCCCCAACAATCCGCCTCATGCTGCGCAAGAATCTCGAAGCCGCCAACTTCGATCTGCATGTCGTCAGCAACGGGCAGGAGGCGCTGGACCATGTCCGGCGGATGGGCAAGCAGGCCAAGGAGCAGGGCAAAGGCATCCTCGACGTGCTCGACATCGTCATCGCCGACATTGAGATGCCGCTCATGGACGGCTTCACCCTGACCAAGAGCATCAAGGATGACGAGCAGCTCAAGGCGCTGCCGGTCATCCTCTATTCGTCGCTCATCACCAGCGAGTTGCGACACAAGGGCGAATCCGTCGGTGCCGTGGATCAGATTGCCAAGCCGGACATGGACAGCATGGCCGAACGCGCCATCGCCATCCTCGAAGGTCACAAATCCGGAGACGCCGGGGCATGA